A window of the Labrus mixtus chromosome 8, fLabMix1.1, whole genome shotgun sequence genome harbors these coding sequences:
- the LOC132979040 gene encoding voltage-dependent calcium channel beta subunit-associated regulatory protein — protein MSDDSPVLTSLTDNSTDVPVSAGQVENYVLLLVMLSVFAGGTLVLLSLLLLFCHRCCMGGRRYSRASDDLEKTNTTYAEDSQPTQEITIHLDESDALSASSCHDGESERFVSTGSTGRRVSFNESALYVQEKTTQDKGRRYTLTEGDFHHLKNARLTHLHLPPAPCDLKILTIMECDSTESSTVNISEVSAPKLPLTIYQPTDRRVSDWKGQGLSGGLPGDPHHSTILDQGPRQASSGLKPQHTRSQTMEAVGDREQAEGEKRVRGELTQTLGQSSVLHFFTKLRRHASLEGAGPYFRRWKFDSTHRAASLDAKGSPKRRPFQRQRAASETTDHTEDDSSPLRDEAVESFPQTPNQASGLQALSAESLSHQATAPTSFLSRLQLEAMAEVGGNSSVRREDLCLPTNDCRAQRQEKAAANGTGAEKETTFGAGTETAGLEGESAEDDDLFGEEQDAAIQERFEDLLSKAEDTKTDSVTSDLRKKGEAELDDGDEAVLGAEARRRADSGSSFTFIVRQESSENPPSLYRDIWSLRASLEQYASSDQSSTDRESIRSDADSVSSLSGAGARSGLDSCLSQDLDDEPEAEGEGEGERAEGRIRGASGGDMGSGAGGEGEASGGDMGSGAGGEGEAGNRKLLQMDSGYASIEAPSRAPEEMRLFGTPGAPRGKTASERRMFFTSSGRKGSVCESIEARLFQEELEDEMADRTEMEKKLKNRSETGSQSLTLQEPYQQRLKPLHPEKPSESQSQLISPLMKPCSPHKPRLRRRDYSIDEKTDALFNEFLRHDPRFDQQESPLRTRHRSRVHLRKQWQRHKQYSDPGTSAGGRYSPSLERQRFTPLRRGDSAGYPLDTRYHSTLSRIASAADEEASEVAACEEAAKESREDKAPSCGGALGGGIESTASSTSEGTEETKSCAETTCAADGCQVSVKTETESTTSQSLTTLTTQRRFMDPKVDNRNNNSSQAILSEVSLQTERCLTDKLAVAVEERLYGDLRSAEKLSQGGTERVLTGVRASPGFNPT, from the exons ATGAGCGATGATTCGCCTGTTCTGACAAGTCTGACCGACAACTCCACC GACGTGCCTGTGTCTGCAGGTCAGGTGGAGAACTATGTGCTACTGTTGGTGATGCTGAGTGTTTTTGCCGGGGGGACGCTGGTGCTGCTCTCCCTGCTGCTACTCTTCTGTCATCGCTGCTGCATGGGGGGGCGACGCTACTCCAG agCCAGCGATGACCTTGAGAAGACAAACACCACCTATGCTGAGGACTCTCAGCCCACCCAAG AGATTACCATTCATCTGGATGAATCAGACGCTCTCTCAGCTTCAAGCTGTCACGATGGAGAGTCAGAACGATTCGTCTCCACCGGGTCTACTGGCCGCAGAGTCTCCTTCAATGAATCTGCACTTTACGTACAGGAGAAGACGACTCAGGATAAAGGACGCAG GTACACTCTGACTGAGGGTGACTTCCACCACTTGAAAAACGCCCGGCTGACCCACCTCCACCTTCCTCCAGCTCCATGTGATTTAAAGATCCTCACTATCATGGAGTGTGACTCAACAGAGAGCAGCACTGTCAACATCAGTGAAGTGTCTGCTCCCAAACTGCCCCTCACCATCTATCAG CCCACTGACAGAAGAGTCTCAGACTGGAAGGGACAGGGCCTCAGCGGAGGTTTGCCAGGAGACCCGCACCACTCAACCATCCTGGACCAGGGCCCCCGACAGGCCTCATCAGGCCTAAAACCACAACACACACGCTCCCAGACT ATGGAGGCTGTTGGGGACAGGGAGCAGGCCGAGGGAGAaaagagggtgagaggagagtTGACTCAAACTTTGGGCCAGAGTTCAGTTCTACATTTCTTCACTAAACTGCGGCGTCATGCCAGTCTTGAGGGGGCTGGACCATACTTCAGGAGGTGGAAGTTTGACAGCACTCACCGGGCTGCCAGCTTGGATGCTAAAG GATCTCCCAAGAGAAGGCCatttcagagacagagagcagcaaGTGAAACCACTGATCACACTGAAGATGACTCTTCTCCTCTTCGAGACGAGGCTGTTGAATCTTTCCCACAAACTCCCAATCAGGCAAGCGGCCTCCAGGCACTctctgcagagtctctgtctcACCAAGCCACTGCTCCCACATCCTTCCTCAGCAG GCTACAACTTGAGGCCATGGCGGAGGTAGGAGGCAACAGCAGCGTCAGAAGAGAGGATCTCTGTTTGCCTACAAATGACTGTCGAGCTCAGAGGCAAGAGAAAGCCGCAGCGAATGGAAcaggagcagaaaaagaaacaacgtTTGGTGCAGGTACAGAAACGGCAGGACTCGAGGGAGAATCTGCTGAAGACGACGACTTGTTTGGGGAAGAACAAGACGCTGCCATACAGGAAAGGTTTGAAGACCTGTTGAGTAAAGctgaagacacaaaaacagacagtgTGACATCAGACTTGAGGAAAAAAGGTGAGGCAGAGTTAGATGATGGGGATGAGGCGGTATTGGGAGCTGAAGCCAGACGACGAGCCGACTCAGGCTCATCCTTTACTTTCATAGTTCGTCAGGAGAGCTCGGAAAATCCTCCCTCCCTGTACAGAGACATTTGGAGCTTGCGTGCCTCTCTTGAGCAATACGCCTCCTCAGACCAGAGCAGCACGGATCGGGAGTCTATCCGCAGTGATGCTGACAGTGTTTCATCCCTTAGTGGCGCAGGGGCTCGCTCTGGACTGGACAGCTGCTTGTCCCAAGACCTGGATGATGAGCCTGAAGCAgaaggagaaggggagggagagagggcggAGGGAAGGATCAGAGGGGCGTCAGGTGGAGACATGGGAAGTGGGGCAGGAGGGGAAGGGGAGGCGTCAGGTGGAGACATGGGAAGTGGGGCAGGAGGGGAAGGGGAGGCAGGCAACCGTAAACTACTCCAGATGGACAGTGGCTATGCCTCTATTGAAGCACCATCCAGGGCTCCTGAAGAAATGCGACTTTTCGGGACTCCTGGAGCTCCTCGAGGAAAGACGGCATCTGAAAGAAGGATGTTCTTCACAAGCTCAGGGAGAAAAGGTTCAGTGTGCGAGAGCATTGAGGCCCGTCTttttcaggaggagctggaggatgaGATGGCTGACAGAACAGAGATggagaagaaactgaagaacaGATCTGAAACTGGCAGCCAATCTCTGACACTTCAAGAACCATATCAACAGCGTCTGAAGCCCCTCCATCCTGAGAAACCTTCAGAATCTCAATCACAGCTTATATCTCCACTGATGAAGCCCTGTAGTCCGCATAAACCTCGTCTCCGCCGCCGTGACTACAGCATTGACGAGAAGACGGACGCTTTGTTCAACGAGTTCCTCCGTCATGATCCGAGGTTCGACCAGCAGGAATCTCCATTGCGCACCAGGCACCGATCCAGGGTTCACCTCCGGAAACAGTGGCAGAGACACAAGCAATACAGCGACCCAGGGACAAGTGCTGGGGGAAGGTACTCCCCATCGTTGGAGAGGCAGAGGTTTACCCCTCTGCGGAGAGGTGACAGTGCAGGATACCCTCTGGACACCAGGTATCACAGCACTCTGTCACGCATTGCAAGTGCCGCTGATGAAGAAGCCAGTGAGGTAGCGGCTTGTGAAGAAGCAGCCAAAGAGAGCAGGGAGGACAAAGCTCCATCATGTGGAGGGGCATTGGGGGGTGGTATAGAAAGTACAGCCAGCTCAACCTCTGAAGGCACTGAAGAAACAAAGAGTTGTGCAGAGACGACCTGTGCCGCAGATGGCTGCCAAGTCTCCGTGAAAACGGAGACAGAAAGCACAACAAGCCAGTCTTTGACCACTTTGACTACACAGAGGAGGTTCATGGATCCCAAAGTCGACAACAGGAACAACAACAGTAGTCAAGCGATCCTCTCAGAGGTTtccctgcagacagagagatgcCTGACAGACAAGCTGGCGGTCGCAGTAGAGGAGAGGCTCTATGGGGACCTGCGCTCTGCTGAGAAGCTCAGTCAGGGAGGAACAGAGAGGGTGCTCACTGGTGTGCGAGCATCACCTGGCTTCAATCCCACATAA